ATTTGGGCGGTTGACCGATACGAAGCGCACATGAGTCGCCCGGGAAAGCGGTTTGCACCGTTCGATGAGTTTGCTGAGCGGGAACCCTGTCCACGGCACCGTCATGGCCCAGGCCTCGACGCACCGGAAGCGGTACAGGCGTTCTTCGATATCCATGGTGCGGATCAACTCCGCCACATCGAATGTGAGCCGTTTTTCGACGAGCCCGCGTACCCGGATCGTCATCGGAAACGGTTCATAGGGCTCCGTGAGAGGCCAGATTTCCTTGGAGGCCCCGTCGAATTCGTAGAAATTGTTGTAGGAGGAGGCGTAGATGCGTCCGGTTACCGCCCGTTCCGGGACAGAGAATGCCTCGTTGCGCGCGGCCGGATATCCTTCACGCGGTGCATTGTCCGGAATGGTGTCCAGCGGCCCGAACGAAGTCATGGAGCATCCCATGGCGCCAAGGGCCGCCATCCCGATGGCGCCCAGACCCAACTCCTGGATGAATTGCCGCCGATTCCGGTACGTATGTTCGGAAGTTACGTCGTTTTCTCTGGCTTGCCAGCGCGGGCGCAGAACGATATGGGCCATGACACTCGATAGAAAGAATCAGGTGAAACGGAGGGCGGGGTCTCCTTAAATCTAATCCAACTGCTCGACATAGATCTCTTTTCCTTTTTCCGCAAATTCCCGGGCCTTGGAATCCAGTCCCTTCTGAATAGCGTCCGTTTCGGAGAGACCGTGTTCCCGGGCATACTTTCTTATATCCTGCGTGATTTTCATGGAGCAGAATTTCGGACCGCACATGGAACAGAAATGCGCGACCTTTGCCCCTTCAGCCGGCAGCGTCTCGTCATGAAAATCACGGGCCGTATCCGGGTCCAGCGAGAGATTGAACTGATCGTTCCATCGGAATTCGAACCTTGCCTTGCTAAGTACATTGTCCCGAAGTTGCGCAGTGGGGTGGCCCTTCGCCAGATCCGCCGCATGGGCGGCAATCTTGTAGGTTATGACCCCGTCCTTGACGTCTTTTTTATTGGGAAGCCCCAGGTGCTCCTTTGGCGTCACGTAACAGAGCATGGCGGTTCCGTACCACCCTATCATCGCTGCCCCTATGGCGGAAGTGATGTGGTCATAACCGGGTGCTATATCGGTCGTAAGCGGCCCCAGGGTGTAAAACGGAGCCTCCCCGCATGTCTCCAGCTGCCTCGTCATGTTCTCCCGTATCATCTGCATAGGGATGTGTCCCGGACCTTCTATCATGACCTGAACGTCATGCTTCCAGGCTATCTTCGTAAGCTCTCCCAAGGTGTCCAACTCAGCGAACTGGGCGTCGTCGTTCGCGTCGGCTATGGAACCCGGCCGGAGGCCGTCACCCAGCGAAAAGGCTATATCATACGCCTTCATTATCTCGCATATTTCCTCAAACTCCGTGTAGAGGAAACTTTCCCTGTGGTGCGCGAGACACCATTTCGCCATAATGGAGCCGCCCCTGGAAACGATTCCGGTCACCCTGTTGGCCGTAAGCGGTATGTAGCGAAGAAGAATCCCTGCGTGTATGGTGAAATAGTCAACCCCTTGCTCAGCCTGCTCGATCAGGGTATCTCTGTAAATCTCCCAGGTAAGCTCTTCCGGTTTCCCATTCACTTTTTCAAGGGCCTGGTATATGGGAACCGTTCCTATCGGAACCGGGGAATTCCTTATGATCCACTCTCTGGTTTCATGGATATTGTCCCCCGTCGACAGGTCCATTATGGTGTCGGCTCCCCATCGACACGCCCAGACCGCTTTTTCCACTTCCTCCTCAATACTTGAGGTAACCGCTGAATTCCCGATATTCGCATTTATTTTTACGAGAAAGTTTCGCCCTATTATCATGGGCTCGCTTTCGGGGTGATTTATGTTATTCGGAATTATGGCGCGCCCCGCTGCGACTTCTTCCCGTACAAATTCGGGCGTGATGCGGGACGGCTGGATACGCGCGCCGAAATCCATCCCTTCATGATAAGATCCAAGCTGCCCGTAGTAATTCTCCCTGAGTTCGTCGATTCTCTGATTTTCCCGTATGGCTATGTACTCCATTTCAGGGGTTACGATGCCCCTTTTAGCATAGTGCATCTGCGTTACATTGCGCGAAGGGGCGGCACGAAGGGGTTTCCGGGTATTTCCGAAGGTTATCCCGTTGGTTCTTTCGAGCCTTTTCCGTGCGAATTCCGAGGAGAAATCGGGCAGTTCCAGCACATCCCCCCGCTCCTTTATCCACGTTGCGCGAAGCGGCGGAAGCCCTTTGTGCACGTCGATATCGGCTTCAGGATCGGTGTAGGGGCCACTGGTGTCATAAAGGGTTATCCTGAATTTTTCCGCGCCGGGGTTTTCAGAGATCGTATCCTCGGTTTCGACCTCCCTCATCGCAACCTTGATATCGTGGATTTTTCCCTCCACGAATATTTTTTTCGAATTCGGGAAAGGATCTCTCGTAATGGCGGTTTGTGCAGGTATTTTTTCTTTTTTCCGAGAAGAACCCATGAGCGGCCAACCTCTTGGCGAAAATGTATGGGACGTTAGACCAGTGCAGGGGATTGTACGCCTGTTTACAGAAAACCCCGGGACAAAAAGCGCTTCGGGTTTTCACCGTTCGGAGCCGTCTCTACATGGAGGACATCCTGCAGAATTACAGGTCGTA
This Bacteroidetes bacterium SB0662_bin_6 DNA region includes the following protein-coding sequences:
- the msrP gene encoding protein-methionine-sulfoxide reductase catalytic subunit MsrP; the protein is MAHIVLRPRWQARENDVTSEHTYRNRRQFIQELGLGAIGMAALGAMGCSMTSFGPLDTIPDNAPREGYPAARNEAFSVPERAVTGRIYASSYNNFYEFDGASKEIWPLTEPYEPFPMTIRVRGLVEKRLTFDVAELIRTMDIEERLYRFRCVEAWAMTVPWTGFPLSKLIERCKPLSRATHVRFVSVNRPNQMEGIRKQHWYPWPYYEALRMDEAMNELAFVVTGMYGEPLPKQNGSPLRLALPWKYGYKGPKAIVRIEFTDSQPGTFWNDLQPLEYGFLSNVNPNIPHPRWSQATETLLEIDERVPTQIFNGYDEWVSALYPGEPRQPGRPLAR
- the thiC gene encoding phosphomethylpyrimidine synthase ThiC, with translation MGSSRKKEKIPAQTAITRDPFPNSKKIFVEGKIHDIKVAMREVETEDTISENPGAEKFRITLYDTSGPYTDPEADIDVHKGLPPLRATWIKERGDVLELPDFSSEFARKRLERTNGITFGNTRKPLRAAPSRNVTQMHYAKRGIVTPEMEYIAIRENQRIDELRENYYGQLGSYHEGMDFGARIQPSRITPEFVREEVAAGRAIIPNNINHPESEPMIIGRNFLVKINANIGNSAVTSSIEEEVEKAVWACRWGADTIMDLSTGDNIHETREWIIRNSPVPIGTVPIYQALEKVNGKPEELTWEIYRDTLIEQAEQGVDYFTIHAGILLRYIPLTANRVTGIVSRGGSIMAKWCLAHHRESFLYTEFEEICEIMKAYDIAFSLGDGLRPGSIADANDDAQFAELDTLGELTKIAWKHDVQVMIEGPGHIPMQMIRENMTRQLETCGEAPFYTLGPLTTDIAPGYDHITSAIGAAMIGWYGTAMLCYVTPKEHLGLPNKKDVKDGVITYKIAAHAADLAKGHPTAQLRDNVLSKARFEFRWNDQFNLSLDPDTARDFHDETLPAEGAKVAHFCSMCGPKFCSMKITQDIRKYAREHGLSETDAIQKGLDSKAREFAEKGKEIYVEQLD